The segment TATGTTAAAGTCCAGAATGATTCAAACCATTCATTTCTGCATGTTTGGAGGAGTATACTGTATCATTTCAAACAGCGAAACCACAATTTGATTCGTTTTACCCCTATTTGAAGCGCACGCTCAGAGTAGTTATCAAGTTAATGGAAGAACCTTTTTGCTTATATTTATTTCACTCTGCACACGAGAATAATGCTCTATTAAATATAATTAGAAGTCTTCACTATCGTTATAATTCACAAACATTTCTTTTTAGTATTTTTAatacaattttaaaatatattaacaaAAGAAGTACCACTGGACCAAGATTACACATTAGTTGGAGAACAAGACAGGTTGCACTGAAAGAGTAGGGACGCTCATCCAAATCGTAATCAGATCTTATATCAAAGACTTTTATGCAATCTCTTTATGAAAACGTTTAATATAAATATTATGAGAACGATGATAGAAGTaacaatataataattatttaaaggTTTTAAGACTAATATGGAAGGAAAAGATTGCTAAAATTTTCTAACAAATCATGAATGATAGGGACAAGTTATATAAAGACATGATTTTGTTTTAGTTATATAATTCTTTGAGTTTTTCCTAATATTTTAGTATATATATTGTTGTTTTATAGATTATGTTCTTgatattaattgaaataatttaataaaaataaaaaacacaaagtTATAAATATTAGTAATTATGCACAATCCTATCACATCTACACCTATGTTTCAAAGATGTATTTATGAATACCATTTTAAGTGCCCAAACTACATACAAATTTAATGATTATGTCTACATGCTCTTACAAACTACCTCAAAAGTTAGAAATTATAACAACCTTAGATTGCAATGGTTCTACCAAACtatgtcaagtttgatgatctcATAGTACCTTTTCAACAACTCCTCGCCACATATTACTGCCTGTCATTAGTAATTTTGTAatgtctctcttttctcttttattcACCTAGACCCATTGTAGCTCTTCTTTCTTTAGGACATCTCTCTTTGAACATCTCATTAGATTCAACTTTTTCCTCCTCTAATAATctaaccttctttctttaggacaTCTCTCTTTGAACATCTCATTAGATTCAACTTTTTCCTCCTCTAATAATCTAACCTAATTATTAACATTGATAGTTATTATACAAATTCATCCTATATAACCTATATTATACAAATCCATCCTATATAACCTTTGATATGTTTGCCTTCCCTAAATATTAAATCTTTGTAATATCATAAAATGGATCTTCAGCATACAACCTATAGAATACTTAGTTGACTCACATCTATGTATGCACACATAATGGACAGTTCAAGAAAGAAAATAGAGGATAATAAAACATATTCTCATTTGTCCGTGGAGGAAATTACATTGTTATGCTTTACATGGGGATTAATTCCCTTTTACATCTAGATCTCATCATATCGTATACAAGAAAAACTTATCAGAACTAGACCAACGAACCCTATGATGGCCTTAAGAAGAGGCAGAGGGCTGCCTGGCAGACTGGACTACCCACGTTTGTACAATATTTCAGTTCATGGGATTTTAGTGGGCTTGCCCTTTCTAGGCCACGCAAAATTGATCCTGCCATGGAAACACTCTCCTTGCTTTCCGCTGAAAGCAAAGGAAAGTATGTCCTTGCATTCCGCTGAAAGAAGAAAAGGCATAGCTCATTTCCTTTAAACTTGACCAAACAAATGACCCTCATAATCAGCCCTACACATCTCTCCTCCACACCCACACTCATCCCGTTCCAAACGTCTTAAACGCCTGCTCACATTTCTGCTCTCCTCTCTGCATTTGCTAATTTTGTGTCCAACTGTTTCTGCTGCAACTGTAACCGACATTGCAATCTGCAAAGCAGGAGTAAGAAGTGGCAAAGGCACATCTTTTTTCCCCTCTTTCTCCAATGAAAACCATTTACTTAGCGAAAGAGTGGGCGATGACAATAACTCCTTCCACGAAACTTCAAGCCGACCCAGAACTTTGCTCTTCGATCCTCCAAatatttctcttcttctcctccacctCACTTCAAATACAACCGACTCTGACTCCTTTATCAGTGCAGACAATATTTCATCCATTCCTTTTCCCCCACATTCCAAGCAGAATGTTTCTCCCCAGTGGGGCTCTGGGGAAGCCTCAACCTCCTTCGTATTAACTGCTATCTTCTTGTTCAGATAATACCGAACAAACAAACTGCCTTTGGAGCCAGGCTGAAGAGCAATAAGTGTTGCTCCAACAACATCTAACTTGAGCTGCACACAACATCTTGGCCTCATCTCCTCCATTGAATTTGCTTGTTGCATAATGATTGCGTTGCTGTTCAAATTAAGCAGAGGTATGCTAGAGAATTGGGATGCGAGATGAGAAAAGTAGAAGGGGTATATATAACGATTCGCATCGTATCTGATGAAGTTTTTCCGACGGGGCTTTGCATTGTCATCCGTATCTCCAAAAAATTGTAATCGAAGATTGCGGATAATATGAAATGGCTAATTTCAACATCCACCAACTGTTTCTAAGGCGGCAAACCTGAAATTCTTATCACTTTACGTGGCTTGCTCACCCACTTGAAAATACGTGGCTACAAATTTTATTCAAGGAAGTGGTGCTCTCGTGCGATAGTGGAATGATGAATTGCAAATTGTTTTCCACCCATTCATATGAAATCCATATTTAGGAGAATCTTGACTGGATTTAAACATTGTTTAATTGAGTAATGCGTTAGGAACAACTCAAAGGATTGATATACACACATACCTAACCAAAAACAGCGTTGCTATCAAGTGGAAAAGGAAGTAAAGAACATTCGCTTCAGTCTACCCCTCTTTTAATGGCACTTTAGAAGTAATTCTTTTCTTAATGGAAACAAGAAGAAGATtcaattttataaaatataattaaatttttcaAAAGCAAACGGAAACGCAATGTCCAAGTACCTTAAAATATCGTAGATCTTATTTTCCcttgaactattttttttttttcgtgATGCGGGACCTAGctcatttttaaaaaattgatgaatactaaaagtAATGGAGAATTAATTAAAGCCTTTGATTGTCAATCCTATAATAATTAAGACAATCATAATGAGCCCTTGTTCTCTTAAGATAGGCAGTCTTGAGTAAAGGATTGTAAACCAactaatttgaatttttgaaactaaaggatTTATTACTAGCAATTGGACCTTGTGTAATGGGTATGTCTAAGTGGTGTGAAGGTTGATTAGGaggattttattatattttttgcacttttttgtgtaGTATAAAAAGTCATTTTGTAAGCTATTTATCAAATGATGTTTTATGTGAAACAAAGGTctaaatggagaagtgatagcttcaataAAGAAGTGGTAGTTTCAAATCAACTATGGGTCTATTTGTAGGGATCCAAATATGATTAAAATAAAACCTTTGAATCAGGAAGATAACAAGTCTCCTTTGCCAataagctcatgttatgtttggaataggaagagagagagagaaagagagagagagagagagagagagagagagagagagagagagagagagagagagagagagagagatggaaagatataagaggaagataaaaagagggaaatatataagaggaagagagagagtgagagaggagtaagtagatagagatagagaggaagatagaaatGGAGAAGGAGAGGGATATGGATACAAGACAAACATATAATGATAGAGAGAGGAGAGTGGGATATATAtggatggaagagataaatatataaagacgGAGAGATGTAAAGattaagatagagataggaagtgatatgtaCAAAGAGATTTATAGAGAGGGAGATTtagggatagagagaggtggagaggtaaTGAGTTAGAGAtaaaggaagagatggaaggagagggagggaaaaTGATAAATAGTGGAGGGTTAGAGAGAatatggggagagagggagagggagaagatgGGAGAGAGAAGGAAAGGTAGCTCAATATATAAGAGGGAGGGGAGGGCAATCCAATATAGAGAGATACAGAGGGAttgggtgagagagagggagagagatatcaATCACCTTCCCTATATCTCTTATCTATTCATATTTATCTCTCTACCTCTCACTTTATATCTATTTGTCTCTCCACTTATCTTGATGTTTCTCagaatcctctctctctctctctctctctctctgccaatTAAACTATTGGATTTTTTATATGTTCATTTAATTTGTACTATATAACAATATATCTATTATtagttataataaatttatttatatttatatttaatattttttattatagaaTATAATATTTCATAATAATATAACAAAAAAAGCTCTACTTTGATGCAAAAAAATGCGAATACAAATCAACCATGCTCCAGGGAAGCAATGGCTTCCCCCAATCTCTTCAGCAAATAAGGATGGATGGCAAGTGGTTAGCTCTAGGAAGAACATGAGGCAAGCAGGAGCACAAGCAGTATCTACAAACTTCCTCCCACATAACTCTCTGAGAAAAAAAGCATGGCCACATAAATATAGGAAATTTCAGCCAAATAAGGAATTGGCGAAAAGGCCTGCTAGGGCATTGAATCAATTTGCTAAGTCTAGTCAAAGCCCGGCTTTAGGGGCAAATTGCCTTCCATTGGGAGCAAACAAACATATCTCGACCCAACATCCTTCGACACCTCTTGTGCCCAATCCAAATCCCGATAGAAGAAGAAAAAAGGTTTTAAAGATGGATTCCATGATCAAACCTATCTGGGATTGCCTTGCTAAATTGGGAATTCTAGCTACCTAGAGCGATCAAAACCAACCAATCCAGGACATCATCCAATGGTGGGAAGACAAGTTTCCCAACTAGGTAAGTATCTCTGCCCTAGATAACAATTTCCTCTTTATTATCTACATAAATGAAAGGGTTAAGTAGAAAATTTTATATGGGAATATTAAATTTTTCAAAGGTTACTATTTTCACTGTATTAATTGGCAGTTGAATTTTGTTCCCAATACATATAAATCGAACCTATTCCCTAAATGGATTGATCTTGGGAAACTTACAATTGAATATAAATTTCCAGAGATTTTAGAAGCAATTGGTAACAAAATGGGAACCTTCCTAGGCTGTGAGGGAATTTCTACGATGAATTATTCAAAATCTGTCAAAATTATCTTGAACATAGATCCTAGAATCAAATATTTACAACATATAGCATTATCAACGGAAAGAGGGAACTAGATTATCAAACTAGCTTTCTACAATGGTTACATATATGATAAGGATATCATCCTCAAAACAAGGTGTAGACCGATTAAGGAAACAATTAACCCCCTAATCTGAACTAGAACGTGAACCTTAAATTCAATTTAGAAAAGGGTGGTTTCATGGTGGAATCTCTAGGAGAAGGTCAACAAATGAATCTTAAAGACATCTCTCCTACAAAGCAATCTTTGACAAGGGCGAGATCAGAAAGAAACTCCTTGTCTCAAAGCAAGGCAACCCTTGAGCATATCCTGTTGGAGGAAGAAAGCatcaaagaagatgttgtagaGAAGATAGTCATTCTGGATCAAGCAGTAGGAAACCCTAA is part of the Cryptomeria japonica chromosome 10, Sugi_1.0, whole genome shotgun sequence genome and harbors:
- the LOC131038230 gene encoding uncharacterized protein LOC131038230; amino-acid sequence: MQQANSMEEMRPRCCVQLKLDVVGATLIALQPGSKGSLFVRYYLNKKIAVNTKEVEASPEPHWGETFCLECGGKGMDEILSALIKESESVVFEVRWRRRREIFGGSKSKVLGRLEVSWKELLSSPTLSLSKWFSLEKEGKKDVPLPLLTPALQIAMSVTVAAETVGHKISKCREESRNVSRRLRRLERDECGCGGEMCRADYEGHLFGQV